CTTGCGAACACTGTGGCAGGCAATTTATACGTAAATTTGAACTGGAGGCCCATGTTAAAGCAGTGCATATGAAATTGAAGCCTTTCGAATGTCAGTATTGTTCAGAATGTTTTGCTTCGAGGAAAACGCTACGCCAtcatgaatatatacatacaggaGAGAAACCTTATGTTTGTGATGTCTGTGGGCAAGCATATCGACAACAGACATGTTTAAAAAACCATCGAAAATCACACGAAAAATTGGTTGcggaaataaaaacaattaatgctAATCAGGAATTACTGAATTAATTTCTGGTACCAAAGGCTCTTGCAACTGCACACAGCTCTGAGGTGAATACGAATATAACAAGTTTAAATATGACCAGTGTTGTGAATTGAGGTGGGGAAGAGTAATTAATGTGCAAACTAATAATCTAATTATGTTACAGTTGGAagtgtattttttatagttatacATGTGCAATACTGATCAAATAGCTTCTGTAAATGCAGGCCACgttttgttatgtatatatgcaatattcTCATTTGCTTTCCGTATTTGTATGAGGAAATTCATACTATCTTAAAAATTGCttagcattatttttaaataagatcAGTTTTGTAAAAGAAATGCTCAATATTTGCTTTATTGTCATTTCTTAACTATAACATTCACTAAGCGATTTTTCCATCTGCTGTTTGGTTTGATTTTTCTGAGGGAGATAATTTAACTTCTAACTTTTGTGTGTTTGTAGCTCCAACTTCGCgttctatgtatgtatttaaatcatCTAATGGTTtgtagtacatatgtactaattgCGAGCCAGCCATCATGGACAACATCGACGCTGAGAGAAATTTGATATATTGTCCCCAAGAAACCCCAGCAGgcatttttccaatattttaattacgaaCGTGTACAATTACGCAACTTCTTTAGTTGGTGTTTGAACTTGTCCTTGcgttatttgcaatttttcttcaacaaaatttttggcttgacgttttttaaatgtatgatctgcaaatattaaaaaccgtaaattattttcagtTTATCGCTCTAGTTAGCTTACAAAAGTTAGTTTCTCCAACTGTCCAGTTGATCATCGAAAATTCTAAAGTAGCACCGAGAACAAAAAACAATGGCAAAAATCTATAGACGCCAAATCGCTGCTTGCCAGGCCACTTGTCCAAAATACGTCTAAAGCTGTTGCTGTAAAAAGGCATGTCTGAAAAACATGATTGATGCAATTATGTaatgctttatttatatataaaaatacaattggATATTTTTGTCCGATTTATCGTatccaaatttatttaaaatctacTTACTTAATTCAACAtgttatcaatatatatatatctgttagTTGGAGCTGAAAAATTTAGATGGAATATACCAATTCTCACGACCAAGTACAAACAGCTGATTGTTGTTATTACATTTGACAGTATGCTCGCATGTTCCAATTGGTGCGAACGAACGAAAATTACTAATGATGCCGTTGTGCGAACGAATGATATATATTTCGGTCTGACAAAGTTACTAAAGCTTgggtattttttaatataaaataaaaattaataaaacgtaATTGTTCTTaacttgtaaaaattaatttagctcGCTacctttgtttttaatattagttatagaaattttaataaaaatgtttagaatTCTTTGCATATGTTAACACTCGTAATGCCTAACCTtgttgtacttatgtatattactttaaaacaaacaagcgcaattattgttattgcaaaattccTCTACAGTAGGTAAATCGTGTGTATTTAACTGATTAGCAAAAATGTCTATAAAAGATGAAACGTTTATTCCTTGCGATGAAAGGAATGTTGAGATTAAGGCTAGAGTTGGCAGTGATGAAGAATTTGAACGTCGAGTTCAAGTAGCGCGCGAACTGACGAAATCAACCGGCGAATTGCTGGTGCAGAAGGATGTGTTCTTCAATATTTTGGATGATAGTAAAGGTGGTAGATTTAAACTACGCTACCTACAGCCACCTACGCCTTCACaacttatatattatgtacGACCCAACAAGACCGGCCCAAAACTTTCAACATTTAACAGATTAGATGTAGATGATCCCGCATTGCTGGAAAAGATTTTGGCCCAAAGTAATGGAGTGAAAGGAACTTTGGAAAAAGAGAGATACTTATTTCTACATGACCAAACTCGTATACATATGGATAAAGTGAAGCATTTGGGAAATTTCATGGAATTTGAAGTATGCCTTCGACCGGATCAGACAGTCGAAGAGGGACAACAAATAGCTGATGAATTGATGACGGTGTTTAATATTCGCGATGAAGATTTGATGACTGGTGCATACTTTGATGAACTTAATTAgatggaaatataaaatatagcatgtatttgaaatatacttgtcatttatttgttttatgttattggttatactatatttttgtaacaatatactcataaatacttataatactttacagacactttatattattcattttgtttaattt
The sequence above is drawn from the Bactrocera oleae isolate idBacOlea1 chromosome 5, idBacOlea1, whole genome shotgun sequence genome and encodes:
- the sloth2 gene encoding ubiquinol-cytochrome c reductase complex assembly factor 6; its protein translation is MPAGVSWGQYIKFLSASMLSMMAGSQLVHMYYKPLDDLNTYIEREVGATNTQKLEVKLSPSEKSNQTADGKIA
- the sloth1 gene encoding ubiquinol-cytochrome c reductase complex assembly factor 5 is translated as MPFYSNSFRRILDKWPGKQRFGVYRFLPLFFVLGATLEFSMINWTVGETNFYHTFKKRQAKNFVEEKLQITQGQVQTPTKEVA
- the LOC106618870 gene encoding uncharacterized protein — encoded protein: MSIKDETFIPCDERNVEIKARVGSDEEFERRVQVARELTKSTGELLVQKDVFFNILDDSKGGRFKLRYLQPPTPSQLIYYVRPNKTGPKLSTFNRLDVDDPALLEKILAQSNGVKGTLEKERYLFLHDQTRIHMDKVKHLGNFMEFEVCLRPDQTVEEGQQIADELMTVFNIRDEDLMTGAYFDELN